In Pseudoclavibacter sp. Marseille-Q3772, the sequence GAATCGCTAGGGTCGAGGTATGACTGACCTCACCGCATCCACCCCAACGCCCGGTCGGAAAACCGCCGAACCAGCCGTGATGACCCGCCGCGTGCTCGTGCGCAATACTGCGCTCGCGGGTGGGGGAACCGTGATGGCCATGCTGCTGACCGGATGCGCTGACGACAAACCAGCAGCGCCGCAGGGAGAACCGTTCGATGTGCCGGTGAGTGAGGTACCGGTGGGGTCGGGTGTCGTGCTGCCCTCGCACGATGTCATCATCACCCAGCCGGAAGCCGGGAAGTTTCTTGCCTTTAGTGCGATCTGTACCCACAAGGGCTGCCCGGTGTCTGAGATACGCGAGAAGGGTGCGTTCTGCGGTTGTCACTCCAGCTATTTCGATATCGCAACGGGTGAGGCAGTTTCTGGCCCCGCCCAGCAACCGCTGCCGCAATTGACCGTCACCCAGCAGGGCGACTCGCTACGCGTTACGCCATAGCGGTACGGATGCGAACCGGTTCGGTGTGGCGCGACCATCAGCAATTGTTTGAGCACGCTGCATACACTCGGCCCTGTGAGTGCAACCGTTTCGCATGAGATCCTCGCCGAACTCGCCGAGCAGTACGGCATCGCCAGTAGCTATTTTGATTGGCGCGGTAATCGCGTAACCGTCGCCGAAACTACGCTGCGCTCGGTGCTCGCGGCGCTGGATATCGACACCAGCACGGATGCGGCCGCTCGCGCCGCTCTTGCGTGGGCCCGCACTCGGCACCTGCGCCGGGTGATTCCGCCCACGCTCGTGCAGCGAGCCGGCAATGTCACGCCGGTGCTGGTGCACGTACCTGCGGGCGTCGAGGTGCACCTCGAGCTAGTCTTCGAAGACACATCGCGTCGCCACGTTGCCCAAGTCGAGCACCTCGTGCCCAATGTGACTGTCGATGGCATCGCCATTGGTGAGGCAAAGTTTGAGCTGCCCGCCGATGTGCCCGCAGGTTGGCACACGCTCGTGGCCCGCATCCCGCGCGCACAATTGAACGATGCGGCGGTCTCGCTCTTTGCGCTTGCGGTTGACGGTGAGGATGCGGTTGCTGAAGGAACGGTAATCTGCGCGCCACAGCGCAGTAGCGTGAGCGTTGATTCGCCCGTTTGGGGCATCATGGCTCAGCTGTATCAGGCACGCAGTGAGCGGTCGTGGGGGCTTGGGGACCTCGCAGATCTGCGCACGCTTGGACACTGGGGCGCCGAACACGGCGCTGATTTCGTGCTCGTAAACCCGTTCCACGCGCCCTCGCCGGTGACACCGATCGAACCCTCACCGTATCTGCCAACGTCCCGTCGCTTCGTCGACCCATCACTCATCAATATCCAGACGGTTTCGGATGCCGTCGACCTCAATGATGCTGCAGCGAACCGGATCGACGAACTTGAACGTTTTGTTCGCGAGCACACCGCACCGGATGCGATCGATCGCGATACCGTGTGGCTCGCCAAACGTGAGGCGCTTGGCCTGTGCTTCGAGGTGGCCGATCATGACGCCGACCACTGGCGCGAATTCGGCGACTACTTGGAAACCCAGGGGCAGGGGCTCATCGATTTTGCCACCTGGTGTGCGCTGTGCGAGCAGCACGGTTGGAATTGGCGGGACTGGCCGGCCGAGTTCCACAATCCGGGTGCTACCGGCGTCGATGAGTTCCGCCAGGAAAACGCTGACCGCATCCAGTTCTACTGCTGGTTGCAATTCGTCGTGAACGAGCAGGCAACGCAAACCCAGCGTGCGCTGACCGAGGCCGGGATGAAGATCGGAGTCATGCACGATCTTGCCGTCGGTGTGCATCCGTCCGGTGCCGATGCCTGGTCGCTGGATGAATCGCTCGCACGCGGTGTCTCGGTAGGAGCGCCGCCGGACGCCTTTAACCAGCTCGGCCAGGACTGGTCGCAACCACCGCTGCGTCCAGATGCCCTCGAGCGCACCGGGTACGCGCCGTTACGCGATATGCTGCGCGCCGCCTTTACCGGGGCGGGTGCACTGCGCATTGACCACATTCTCGGCATGTTCCGACTCTGGTGGATTCCATCGGGATCGCAAGCGGGCGAAGGCACCTACGTCACCTATAACCACGAAGCAATGATCGGGGTGCTGCTCCTTGAGGCAGAACGCGCAAACGCGCTGGTGATCGGAGAAGACCTCGGTGTGGTGAGTGATCTCACGCGGCAGGTGATGGCTGAGCGTCACGTCTACGGCACCCAGATCATGTGGTTTGAGCGTGACGACACCGATGCGCCGAAACCGCCGCGTGAGTACCGCAAGGAATGCCTGGCCACGGTCACCACACACGACCTGCCGCCCACGGCTGGGTACCTCGAACTCGAACACGTCCGTGTTCGCCACGACCTCGGCTTGCTATCGCGCTCGCTCGACGAAGAACTCGAAGCAGAACGCGAGGTTGTTGCATCCTTTGTGCAGCAGGTGGCGGATGCTGGGCTATTGGATGCGGGAGCGTCCACCGACGATACGGTCATCGCCCTGCATCGCTACCTCGCCGGCAGCGTATCGAAACTCTTCGGAGTGGCCCTAGCTGACCTCGCCGGTGACCGGCGTTCCATTAACCAGCCCGGCACCTTCCGCGAATACCCCAACTGGACGCTGCCGATCGCAGGCCCCGATCGACAGCCGCTGACCCTGGAGCAGGTGCTCGCATCGCCGCACGCCGAGCGCATCGCAGCCGCATCCCAACGCCAACAGTGAGCGCAACCGGAGCCGGTGCCGCGCGATACCCGCTTAGCTCCGCGCGGCGGCGTGTGCGTTGGGAGATCGGTATTGTCCTGACACTTTCCGTAGTGCCCTCGGCGCTATTCGCGATCCTACGCTTGGTTGAACTCTCACTGGGTTCTACGCCACTGGGCGAATCTTCGGTCGCGCTCAATGAGCCGACGGCCACCGACGTGTGGCTCGACCTCACGCGACGGTTCGTGCGCGCCGTGAGCATCCTCGCCCCGGTGGCGCTCGTGATCTGGCTGTGCTGGGATCGGCACCGCACCGGATTTCAACGGCTCGGTATGGATCTCGGTAGGCACTCCGGTGCCTCGGCAGCTTCGGTTGTTGGGCGGGATGCGGTTCGGGGCGCCATGCTGGCAGCTGCGATCGGGATTCCCGGGCTCGCCCTATATGTCATCAGTCGCAGGCTGGGGTGGACGGTGCAGGTGGCAGCTGCACCCGAAGAGATCCACTGGTCGGCGGTAGTTGCATTGATACTCGCTGCCGTGCAGGCCGCGCTGATCGAGGAGGTCGTCGTAGTCGGCTATCTCACGCAGCGGTTACGGACGATCGGCTGGTCGGTGCCGCTGCTCATCGCCACATCCGCCGTCCTTCGCGGCAGCTATCACCTGTATCAGGGTGTGCCGATGGCGTTGGGCAATGTGGTGATGGGCGTCGTGTTCGCCTGCGCATTTTGGTACTGGCGGGATGCTACGGGGCAGCGCAGGGTGCTGCCGCTGATCATCGCGCACGCGATCCTGGACGCGATCGCGTTCCTCGGCTATCCGCTTGCTAGGCAGCTGTGGCCGCAACTCTTCTAGCTGCCCGAGTGGCATGACACCACGAAAAATCTGAAAATTAATATCGTCGATCGCTCAGCCTCACCTAGAATTGAGCGTCTGACCACCAATCACGAAAGTCGAATGCGTATGACTCCATCGCTCACCCACCGTAACGACCTCCGAAACGTGGCTATCGTTGCCCACGTTGACCACGGCAAAACAACGCTGGTTGACGCGATGCTGAAACAGACCAATACGTTCGGCGACCACTCGGCGCACTCGGATGAAGAGCGCGTGATGGACTCGAATGACCTCGAGCGCGAGAAGGGCATTACCATCCTCGCGAAGAACACGGCCATTCGCTATGAGGGCGAGCACGCGCCGGATGGTCCGATCACGATCAACGTGGTCGACACCCCCGGCCACGCTGACTTCGGCGGTGAGGTTGAACGCGCACTGTCCATGGTTGATGGTGTTGTGCTGCTGGTTGACTCATCAGAAGGTCCGCTGCCGCAGACTCGCTTCGTACTCCGTAAGGCGCTGGAAGCATTGCTGCCGGTGATCCTGCTGGTCAACAAGACCGACCGTCCGGATGCACGGATCGACGATGTGGTCGGAGAAGCACAGGACCTGCTGCTCGGTCTTGCCAGCGACCTCGCCGATGATGTGCCCGAGCTTGACGTCGACGCCATCCTCGATCTGCCCGTACTGTACGCCTCGGGACGCGCGGGAGCCGCATCCACCAACAAGCCAAATAACGGTGAACTTCCCGATAACGACAACCTCGAGCCGCTATTCCAAGCGATCCTGGAGAACATCCCGGCCCCCAAATACGATGCTGACGCACCCCTGCAGGCCCACGTCACCAACCTCGACTCCTCACCGTTCCTCGGCCGACTGGCGCTGCTTCGCATTCACAACGGCACGCTGAAGAAGGGCGAGACCGTCGCCTGGGTGCATGACGGCGAAACTCGCAGTGTCCGCATCACCGAGCTGCTCGAAACGAAGGGTCTCGAGCGAGTACCGACGGATGCGGCAGGCCCCGGCGATATCGTCGCGATTGCCGGTATCGAGGAGATCACCATTGGTGACACCATCGCCGATATCAACGATGTCCGGCCGCTGCCGCAGATCAAGATTGACGATCCGGCCATTTCGATGACCATCGGTACGAACACCTCGCCACTGGTCGGTAAGGTCAAGGGGCACAAGCTCACCGCACGCATGGTGAAAGAACGCCTCGACCGAGAACTCATCGGTAACGTTTCGATCCGGGTACAGGACATCGGTCGCCCCGATGCCTGGGAAGTTCAGGGTCGCGGGGAGCTGCAGCTGGCAATCCTCATCGAGAACATGCGCCGCGAAGGATTCGAACTCACCGCTGGAAAACCACAGGTGGTTACCAAGGAAATCGACGGTAAAAAGCACGAACCGTTTGAACACGCCACGATCGACGTCCCGGAGGAGTTCCTCGGCGCAATCACGCAGCTAATGGCGAACCGCAAGGGCCGGATGGACTCGATGGAGAACCACGGTTCCGGCTGGGTACGGATGGAGTTCACCGTGCCCGCACGCGGCCTCATCGGCTTCCGCAGCGAGTTCATGACCCTCACCCGTGGAACCGGTATCGTCAACTCAATCTCGGCCGGATACCAGCCATGGGCTGGGGCAATCACCACCCGCGTGAACGGTTCGATTGTCGCCGATCGCGCCGGGGTCGCAACACCGTACGCCATGATGGCGCTCCAGGAGCGGATGACCTTCTTTGTCGATCCAACCGACGAGGTATACGAAGGCATGGTTGTCGGCGAAAACTCGCGCGCTGACGACATGGATGTGAACATCACCAAAGAGAAGAAGCTCACGAATATGCGGTCAGCGACGGCAGATGAGCTTGAGAAGCTTACGCCGCCGCGCCAGCTGACCCTCGAAGAATCGCTCGAGTTTGCTCGTGACGACGAGTGCGTCGAGGTAACACCCGACAAGATCCGCATCCGCAAGGTTGAACTCGACGCCACCGCCCGCGCACGTGCGGCCGCCCGTGCGAAACGAGGCGAATAACTGCGGTATGGCTGATCAGCAGGGGTCAATAACGCGAGCGCAGGGGCGCAGAGTACGTCCCCGCCGCATCCTGGAAAACATTGGGGTGGCGCTCTGTTACGGCGTGTTTGGCATCCTCGCCGGATCGCTGGGCACGGCGGTGCACCGTCAGCGATTCGCAATCGAGCAGACTGTGATCTGGCACGGCATAGCGCTAGCGCTGCTCGCCATCGCGCTGACAGCAATCGGACTTCGCTGGTACTTGCGTGACCGGTTAACCAGTTTCGCTTTCGCCGCCGGTGTGTTGGTCGCAGTGCAGCTCTTAGCAATGCCGGGGATGGGGCTCTCCTTCATCATTCCCGCAGCTGGCGGTGGCATTGGTGTTGGCGAAGTGTGGAGCATCGGAGCGCCGATCATCGCATTCCTGCCCGCAATGTGGCCCGATTTACGTAGCGCGCGCATGGCAGGTGGGCAGTCTGCATCCCGGTCGCGCTACCCTAAAACACAGCACCAAGTGGCTGAATCCGGTTCGTCCGGTTCGCACACGCACGCATCGTCTGCTCTGGAGGAGAACCGCTCATGACGTACGTCATCGCCTTGCCCTGTGTCGATCTCAAAGACCGAGCCTGCGTGGACGAATGCCCCGTCGACTGCATCTATGAGGGTGAGCGCATGCTCTACATCCACCCGGATGAGTGCGTGGACTGCGGTGCGTGCGAGCCGGTATGCCCGGTCGAAGCCATCTACTACGAAGATGACCTCCCAGAGGAATGGGCCGACTACTACCAGGCAAACGTCGACTTCTTTGAAGAGCTTGGATCGCCCGGTGGTGCTGCAAAGCTCGGCCCACAGTCGTTCGACGTACCGCTTGTTGCCGCGCTCGAACCGCAAGGGGAGTAGTTCGTAACCGACCGCAGCCGTAAGCGGTCGAACCGGTAATTCACCAGCGCACCAGGATTGTGGCGTTAGGCTGAGCGGTGACGTTTGCGCACCGATGCCGAACGCGTCCGGCGACCACGCTTGGTAACGAGGAGGAACAGTGAGCGACCAGCAGAACACTCAGGATGAGAAGCCGCCAGTAGCCACGCTGTCATACCCAGCCTTGGACGGACGCCCGGCGGGCACCGCCGAGTTCCCAATCGTCACCGCCACCGAAGGCGGTCGTGCAATCGACACCTCAACGCTGCGTCGACAAACCGGACTGACCGCGCTGGACTACGGCTTCGTCAACACCTCCTCGACCGAATCTTGGATTACTTACATCAACGGCGATCAAGGAATCCTCCGCTACCGTGGATACCCCATTGAGGAGCTTGCTGAGCACTCAACATTTCTCGAAGTCGCGTTCCTCCTGATCTATGGCGAACTGCCGACCCGCGAACAGTACGAAGCATTCGAGCACCGCGTAACCCGTCACACGCTGCTGCACGAAGACATCAAGCTGCTGTTCGAGGCGCTTCCGTTTACCGCCCACCCAATGTCGGTGCTCTCCAGCGCCGTGGCCGCGCTCGCTACGTACTACGAAGATTCACTCGACGTGCATGACCCCGAAGCGGTGGAACTCAACACCATCCGATTACTTGCAAAGATTCCTGTCATCGCCGCATATGCGCACAAGAAATCCATCGGGCAGGCATTCCTGTATCCCGATAACTCGCTGAGCTTTGTTGATAACTTCCTCAAACTCAACTTTGGTAACTACGCGGAACCGTATGAAGTGAATCCGGTGCTGTCGCGAGCACTGGACCGACTGCTCATCCTGCACGCCGACCACGAACAGAATGCATCCACCTCAACGGTGCGCCTGGTTGGTTCGACTGAGGCGAATATTTACGCCTCCGTCTCCGCCGGTATCTCGGCGCTGTACGGCCCGCTGCACGGTGGTGCAAACGAGGCGGTACTGAACATGCTGGCCGAGATTCGCGATTCTGGCGAAGGCGTTGCCCGCTTTGTTGAACGAGTCAAGAACAAAGAGGATGGCGTTCGGCTCATGGGGTTCGGGCACCGCGTCTACAAGAGCTACGACCCGCGCGCGAAAATCGTCAAGCAGTCTGCCGACGAAGTGCTCGGTGCGCTCGGTGTGCACGACCCGTTGCTGGAGATCGCGCTTGAGCTGGAGCAAACCGCGCTCAATGATGACTACTTCCAGTCGCGGAGCCTGTACCCGAACGTCGACTTCTATACCGGCATTATCTACAAGACCATGGGGTTCCCGACGCGAATGTTTACCCCGCTGTTCGCGATCGGTCGCTTGCCAGGATGGATTGCGCAGTGGCGCGAACAGAATATGGACCCGCGCTCAAAGCTCGGCCGCCCGCAGCAGCTGTACCGCGGTAATGGTGAACGTCACTACCCGGAAGGCCGCGAGTTTAGTAGTAACTAGCTCGCGGTAATCGACCGACGCT encodes:
- a CDS encoding Rieske (2Fe-2S) protein — protein: MTDLTASTPTPGRKTAEPAVMTRRVLVRNTALAGGGTVMAMLLTGCADDKPAAPQGEPFDVPVSEVPVGSGVVLPSHDVIITQPEAGKFLAFSAICTHKGCPVSEIREKGAFCGCHSSYFDIATGEAVSGPAQQPLPQLTVTQQGDSLRVTP
- the malQ gene encoding 4-alpha-glucanotransferase, whose product is MSATVSHEILAELAEQYGIASSYFDWRGNRVTVAETTLRSVLAALDIDTSTDAAARAALAWARTRHLRRVIPPTLVQRAGNVTPVLVHVPAGVEVHLELVFEDTSRRHVAQVEHLVPNVTVDGIAIGEAKFELPADVPAGWHTLVARIPRAQLNDAAVSLFALAVDGEDAVAEGTVICAPQRSSVSVDSPVWGIMAQLYQARSERSWGLGDLADLRTLGHWGAEHGADFVLVNPFHAPSPVTPIEPSPYLPTSRRFVDPSLINIQTVSDAVDLNDAAANRIDELERFVREHTAPDAIDRDTVWLAKREALGLCFEVADHDADHWREFGDYLETQGQGLIDFATWCALCEQHGWNWRDWPAEFHNPGATGVDEFRQENADRIQFYCWLQFVVNEQATQTQRALTEAGMKIGVMHDLAVGVHPSGADAWSLDESLARGVSVGAPPDAFNQLGQDWSQPPLRPDALERTGYAPLRDMLRAAFTGAGALRIDHILGMFRLWWIPSGSQAGEGTYVTYNHEAMIGVLLLEAERANALVIGEDLGVVSDLTRQVMAERHVYGTQIMWFERDDTDAPKPPREYRKECLATVTTHDLPPTAGYLELEHVRVRHDLGLLSRSLDEELEAEREVVASFVQQVADAGLLDAGASTDDTVIALHRYLAGSVSKLFGVALADLAGDRRSINQPGTFREYPNWTLPIAGPDRQPLTLEQVLASPHAERIAAASQRQQ
- a CDS encoding CPBP family intramembrane glutamic endopeptidase; amino-acid sequence: MPSALFAILRLVELSLGSTPLGESSVALNEPTATDVWLDLTRRFVRAVSILAPVALVIWLCWDRHRTGFQRLGMDLGRHSGASAASVVGRDAVRGAMLAAAIGIPGLALYVISRRLGWTVQVAAAPEEIHWSAVVALILAAVQAALIEEVVVVGYLTQRLRTIGWSVPLLIATSAVLRGSYHLYQGVPMALGNVVMGVVFACAFWYWRDATGQRRVLPLIIAHAILDAIAFLGYPLARQLWPQLF
- the typA gene encoding translational GTPase TypA — protein: MTPSLTHRNDLRNVAIVAHVDHGKTTLVDAMLKQTNTFGDHSAHSDEERVMDSNDLEREKGITILAKNTAIRYEGEHAPDGPITINVVDTPGHADFGGEVERALSMVDGVVLLVDSSEGPLPQTRFVLRKALEALLPVILLVNKTDRPDARIDDVVGEAQDLLLGLASDLADDVPELDVDAILDLPVLYASGRAGAASTNKPNNGELPDNDNLEPLFQAILENIPAPKYDADAPLQAHVTNLDSSPFLGRLALLRIHNGTLKKGETVAWVHDGETRSVRITELLETKGLERVPTDAAGPGDIVAIAGIEEITIGDTIADINDVRPLPQIKIDDPAISMTIGTNTSPLVGKVKGHKLTARMVKERLDRELIGNVSIRVQDIGRPDAWEVQGRGELQLAILIENMRREGFELTAGKPQVVTKEIDGKKHEPFEHATIDVPEEFLGAITQLMANRKGRMDSMENHGSGWVRMEFTVPARGLIGFRSEFMTLTRGTGIVNSISAGYQPWAGAITTRVNGSIVADRAGVATPYAMMALQERMTFFVDPTDEVYEGMVVGENSRADDMDVNITKEKKLTNMRSATADELEKLTPPRQLTLEESLEFARDDECVEVTPDKIRIRKVELDATARARAAARAKRGE
- a CDS encoding ferredoxin, with the protein product MTYVIALPCVDLKDRACVDECPVDCIYEGERMLYIHPDECVDCGACEPVCPVEAIYYEDDLPEEWADYYQANVDFFEELGSPGGAAKLGPQSFDVPLVAALEPQGE
- a CDS encoding citrate synthase, yielding MSYPALDGRPAGTAEFPIVTATEGGRAIDTSTLRRQTGLTALDYGFVNTSSTESWITYINGDQGILRYRGYPIEELAEHSTFLEVAFLLIYGELPTREQYEAFEHRVTRHTLLHEDIKLLFEALPFTAHPMSVLSSAVAALATYYEDSLDVHDPEAVELNTIRLLAKIPVIAAYAHKKSIGQAFLYPDNSLSFVDNFLKLNFGNYAEPYEVNPVLSRALDRLLILHADHEQNASTSTVRLVGSTEANIYASVSAGISALYGPLHGGANEAVLNMLAEIRDSGEGVARFVERVKNKEDGVRLMGFGHRVYKSYDPRAKIVKQSADEVLGALGVHDPLLEIALELEQTALNDDYFQSRSLYPNVDFYTGIIYKTMGFPTRMFTPLFAIGRLPGWIAQWREQNMDPRSKLGRPQQLYRGNGERHYPEGREFSSN